In Deltaproteobacteria bacterium, one DNA window encodes the following:
- the aqpZ gene encoding aquaporin Z has protein sequence MGLGRRIGAEILGTFWLVLGGCGSAVLAAAFPNVGIGLHGVSLAFGLTVLTMAYAIGHISGGHLNPAVTIGLVTARRFPSSEAVSYIIAQVVGAVIASAVLFAIASGKAGFDVAAGFASNGFGEHSPGGYSLFACFVAEVVLTFMFLIVILGATDRRAPAGFAPIAIGLALTLIHLISIPVTNTSVNPARSTGPALFVGGWAIGQLWLFWVAPILGAVLAGIVYPLVAEEK, from the coding sequence ATGGGTCTCGGAAGACGGATAGGTGCTGAAATTCTTGGGACGTTTTGGCTGGTTCTGGGTGGCTGTGGAAGCGCGGTGTTGGCAGCAGCGTTTCCTAATGTCGGGATCGGCTTACACGGTGTCTCGCTCGCGTTTGGTTTGACGGTACTCACCATGGCCTATGCCATTGGTCATATTTCCGGCGGTCACCTGAATCCTGCCGTCACAATTGGTTTGGTGACGGCTCGACGTTTCCCCTCAAGCGAGGCGGTTTCGTACATTATTGCTCAGGTCGTTGGTGCAGTGATCGCTTCCGCAGTATTGTTTGCCATCGCTAGTGGCAAGGCTGGATTTGATGTTGCTGCTGGTTTTGCGTCGAATGGATTTGGCGAACACTCGCCTGGTGGGTACTCACTCTTTGCCTGTTTTGTCGCGGAAGTGGTTTTGACCTTTATGTTTCTGATCGTCATCCTCGGGGCGACAGATCGGCGCGCTCCGGCAGGATTCGCACCGATCGCTATTGGGTTGGCACTTACACTCATTCACCTGATTAGTATTCCGGTAACGAACACCTCAGTGAATCCTGCACGAAGCACCGGGCCAGCGCTATTTGTGGGCGGCTGGGCAATTGGGCAACTCTGGCTCTTTTGGGTTGCCCCGATTCTCGGAGCAGTCTTAGCGGGCATCGTCTATCCGCTGGTAGCGGAGGAGAAGTAA
- a CDS encoding NADH-quinone oxidoreductase subunit N → MILPVVNWSSVLPCIILTVAGMVVLCWDLWMKEEQKWYLPLTSITSVVLVMFLSLVLWGRNETAFAGTLALDSYALFFNFVLCFAAGMTCAMSMHYVKESDIPQGEYYALILFATVGMILMAAGTDLIVIFLGLETMSMAVYVLAGILRHQTKSNEAALKYFLLGAFASGFLLYGIALIYGATGSVQLDKIALYIRDHMSDGDFSPLLFMGIALLIVGFGFKVAAVPFHAWTPDVYEGAPTTITAFMAVGVKAAAFAAFARVFLAAFGSVQEYWQWILWVLAVVTMIVGNVTALVQNNVKRMLAYSSIAHAGYLLVALVAGGETGGSALMYYLVAYGLMNMGAFAVVVAVSRRGEPNEEFDDYAGLGFRYPGLALAMTIFMLSLTGIPPLVGFTGKFYVFSAAVKSGFIWLAVIGVLNSVVSAYYYIRVIVTMYMYDGEKQIEPLSARPALASAIVVAAVATILVGVFPATSMWRARTGFASVEKEQHATVHSPSVLENALAARQSVAPKASASHQ, encoded by the coding sequence GTCCTCGTTATGTTCCTGTCTCTTGTCTTGTGGGGAAGAAATGAAACTGCCTTCGCGGGTACGTTAGCACTAGACTCTTACGCTCTATTTTTCAATTTTGTCCTCTGTTTTGCCGCGGGTATGACCTGCGCCATGTCGATGCACTATGTCAAAGAGAGCGACATTCCCCAGGGGGAATACTACGCACTGATTCTTTTCGCCACGGTCGGGATGATCTTAATGGCGGCAGGGACCGACTTGATCGTCATCTTCCTTGGTTTGGAAACCATGTCGATGGCCGTCTATGTGCTTGCCGGTATCCTTCGTCATCAGACCAAATCGAATGAAGCTGCGCTGAAATACTTCTTGCTTGGTGCTTTTGCCAGCGGGTTTTTGCTGTACGGCATCGCTTTGATTTATGGCGCAACTGGGAGCGTGCAACTCGACAAAATTGCCTTATATATTCGCGATCACATGAGTGACGGTGATTTCTCTCCGTTGCTGTTCATGGGGATCGCCCTGTTGATTGTCGGATTCGGTTTCAAAGTTGCGGCAGTGCCATTTCATGCCTGGACGCCCGACGTCTATGAAGGAGCTCCGACGACGATTACTGCTTTTATGGCAGTAGGAGTCAAAGCTGCGGCTTTCGCGGCTTTTGCTCGCGTTTTCCTCGCTGCGTTTGGTTCAGTACAAGAATACTGGCAGTGGATTCTTTGGGTGTTGGCGGTTGTCACGATGATCGTCGGTAACGTGACCGCCCTTGTACAAAACAACGTCAAACGCATGTTAGCCTACTCCAGTATTGCCCATGCAGGGTATCTCCTGGTGGCACTAGTTGCGGGAGGAGAGACTGGTGGCTCGGCGTTGATGTACTACCTCGTCGCTTACGGGCTCATGAATATGGGGGCATTTGCTGTTGTCGTTGCTGTGAGCCGTAGAGGTGAACCCAACGAGGAATTTGACGATTATGCTGGGCTTGGTTTTCGTTATCCAGGGCTTGCCTTAGCCATGACAATTTTCATGTTGTCGCTCACCGGTATTCCACCGCTTGTCGGGTTCACTGGTAAGTTTTACGTTTTCAGTGCGGCCGTGAAGTCCGGCTTTATTTGGCTTGCTGTGATTGGCGTGCTCAACAGCGTCGTCTCGGCGTACTACTACATTCGTGTGATTGTGACGATGTACATGTACGACGGTGAAAAACAGATCGAGCCTCTCTCTGCACGTCCAGCATTAGCCTCGGCAATTGTTGTCGCCGCCGTAGCGACGATTCTGGTTGGGGTTTTTCCAGCGACCTCGATGTGGCGGGCACGCACAGGATTCGCCTCGGTTGAAAAAGAGCAACACGCAACCGTTCACTCGCCAAGTGTACTCGAAAATGCTCTTGCTGCACGTCAATCAGTCGCCCCAAAGGCTTCCGCAAGTCATCAATAG